The following is a genomic window from Plasmodium berghei ANKA genome assembly, chromosome: 9.
aCTAGCCAAAATTCGATTTTAAAGCTCGAGGAAGATAAAAACtactatataaatttttacaGCGCATTGgaaaaagatataataacacataatttattttttaagaaagaattaaaagatactaaggaaaatgaagaaaacaaaaatgcTCCTTTTGAtgctaataaaaaagagaTACAACTTTTAGAAGGAAAAGATGAAAAcgcaaataaaatatgcataaaacATGACGaattaaatcaaaataagTTGAAATTtatagtaaataaaaataaaataatcaaattagaaactaaaaaattttgtaaagataattattattttaatataaataaaaaaattttaaatagtttaaaaaaatttaatttttccgTTTCcaaaaatgaacaaaataatacattttacATGCCAACAGaagatattaaaatatttgttcaGTCTGATTATAATCTATATATGTTTGTGTCTAATATGACTTTTGGGCttaataaaaaggaaacatatgaaaagaaaaatataacgtCTTTATGTGatcatataaatgatattaaaaaagaatacaatataaataaatatacgactaaaaataattcttttaaaatgtaTCACCTTGATACATTATTGGttagtaaaataaaagagtatgtagaagaaaaaaaaaaaaaaaaaaaaaaaaatatggaaacTAAGACAGACAAAATtcaagaaaatatatcctCTAATAAAACCAGTAATgcaatcaaaaaaaatatacgtGTTAAAAATGTGTGTGCTGAATATGAGGAATATTTAGATTTATTCGTTTTTTCCGCATTTACCAAAAATTTGaatgttaataatataattttacaattatatagtgaagaagaaaataaatatttatacataaaatattctgAAGGAAACTATATAATTAGAGATGGactaaatttaataaaattaaatgtaaTGAATATTCTCGAAtctaataaaattaaatgggaaaatttttgttataaagtcaaatatgtttttcttaaaataaaaaatttttctttttatcaaaaaataggAATATTACCTAACGATAATTTAATAAGCTCctttataaaaacatatgttaattttataagcaacaataatatattaattaataaatataatagttatacatcattttttttaaatcaattGATTTCACCtctttatattaaaataaaaactttAAATTCAATTCTAAATTGTAAAATACATGCTTCctatataaacaaaacaTCACTAgtatatgataatataaactaTGTTAAACtagttataaaaaaaagacaacaaaataaaagcaTTTCCGAAACTAGTGATATAACTTTTGACGAGTTTGATGAAGTAAGCAGTTTCGATAAGAATATACCAGAAAACAATCCTGATCATATAAGAAACAAATCTATTCGAGTTTcagttaaaaataaaaaccaAATAAATGAATGTAATGATATTAAGTTAAATAATGCAATTGGTAAAGATGAAATATTCTTTGTAGATTTAataactttttatattgaaaaaaatgaaaatatacatatagatgatcttaaaattttaaatgatcAAGAAATGAATACAATTAAACATAAGGGCAGAAATGATCATTCATCAATTAATGTGAACGAATATATcaatggaaaaaatgagATTAATGATTATAATGACAGTAATGTTGAATTTAAGGAAAACTCAGAAAATTATtcgaataaaaaaaataataataattttgaaaagcAGTTACAAAGCACAGAGGCAATCATCTCGTTCATACCACGTCGGAAAATATACAATGAAATTAGCTCTTTTGAAAatagtgaaaaaaatatgaatgataacttatataaaaaatccTGTCCAAGCATAGatataatagaaataaaatgtataataaaCAATGATATATGTgggaaaaaaagaagaaaaaaaaaaacagatatatataaagtaGAACAAGCTAATTATATAGGagaaattaaaattgataattttattaatcaTGATGAAGCATTAACATACAcacatttaaataataaattaattgttcagaaaaaatttaaacttgtaaatattttcaaggaaaaaataaatacatatagatcaaaaaatggaattctgtatgaattaatattaaatttaaataataataattattcagtatttttaaaaaaatttaacatagaaatattaaaaaaaaacattacgcaaatcaaaaatgttaaaattttttttttaaataatgaacaaaatgagGATTTCGATTCCAAAAGCTTgcaaaatgaaattaacTCATTTCACTTAAAACCTCCAAAAATGGGTATATTTAATGATGATACTGAAAAAAACATAGAAATTCTAGAAGAAAACGATATAAAACCTTCTAATCATATAACAAATTATGGAAAGgaaatatgtaataatttcaacacaaatataataagtgataaagaaaacgatgaaataacaaaaaaaaacttttatGATGAAATTTCTATTAATAGTTGGATTAAAGGGGGAGAAagcatatttttactttttgaAGTACAATATAAAGACACATTTGATAAAGAggataattttataaaccacttaaaatatgaaaattctattggaaatataaatatatcatatgaatataaaaataaaaatatttataaaatatacaaatatgaaaaaaattatatatataatttactTCTATATATCccacaatttttattatcaattGATGCTCATTATGATATACCCAAAACTGGAATGCTTCATAGCAATATaaatgttaatattatattgtctaataaaataaatgaagatatatatataaaacattttgTGTGtatagataataataataattatgaaaaaaaaaataaccgcgccacaaaatataattggCTAATAAGTggatttaaaaaacaagTAGTTTGCATACCAAAAAATTCATCACATActataaatttaatgttAATTCCTTTGAAAGTTggtttaattaattttccaccaatttcttattttataaaattaaataacaCTTGGATTGAAATAACACAATTTTTGAATAAGAGTGATAATTTTCAAGTAATTATTTCACCGCCCCTTAAAATCACCCCACAAATATGGCAACTTATGTAAAATCTATATCattcaatattttatttatttttctctcatttgtttatttgtttttttacgttattttatttccatttcgCAACGTCTTGATGTATTAACCCGATATAATGCGTACAATGcaaaatatacaatttcgattttttaaaaataaatcaaaattttcCATAATATTATCACAATATTACATCATATCATGCCTTCCAGTTTTTAATTAGtaatttattcataatgtgtgtatataattattttatttatttgcatAAATGTGGATTATTTCACTAAAACATTGCTTTCGAGGGATGTTGCAATGAAAACTTGTGTATACCCCATGTGCTTGTATTTGTTCCAAGcattatataatactactcattatgtatatatgacatgattttttttttaaatgttaatataaattaatattcttaaaatgtaattttgtatatttaaataaacctatttatttcatttataatttcattttttttgatagtATGAAAAATTGGCgtaacaaatattttatcgatttttttttaatacaaaaCTTAGCTGTTTCCATTTACGAATTTCGCCAATTTACGAAATTACTGTTATGGCATAGtaaaacattattattattattattattattgttttattattattactattgtCGCTATTGTTATATCCTATCACTTTTTAAGATACTGTAGCAGCCTTAagatattaaataaatagaaaTGTACATCATATAATGCtattaaacaaaatgaacGACCTAACAAATAAAGAGTAAATATGTACAAGGAAAAACATACATAAATCGATGAACATTATTTCCagattaaaatatttttacattaaGTAATATCTTCTGCCCAGcttcaaaattttaaaaaattgaacTCGAATAGTAATAAATTCACATAAAGCtaaaacatattaattatttttttctcatattatttcgtccaatataatattcattGAATTTACACACATTTTAGTATAAATTTTCCATTGGTTAAATCcttaaacatatttaagagaaattattaaaaaattttgaaaaaaaagtaagGGCGCTATATAGAAGCGAAAAAACAATGATTTTGCGTGGCATGTTGTGTGTGCCTCAAaactttaaaaatataaaatacagaaaaataaataattttgttttttttagaaagtattttttttcgagtgaaaataaacattttaaaattggAATAATTGGTGGAGGCCCATCTGCTTTATATTgttgtaaattttttttaaaaaatggaaaaataaaggttgacatttttgataaattacCTAACCCGTATGGGCTTATAAGATATGGTGTAGCACCTGATCATATAAGTgtaaagaatatatataaaacgtTTAATCCAGttgttataaataaaagatatcGATTTTTTGGAAATGTGAATATTGGTGTTGATATAAAAGTAGAAGAATTACggaattattataatgcaatcattttttgttgtGGAGCTTCTGAACCTTTTTTTCCACAAATACCATATGCCAAAAAAATAGATtgtaaagaaaatgaaaattttccTGATATATTTCATGCAAGagatttaatatatttttacaataattattatgatgatatacgatgtaaaaaaatagataattatttaaattcttttgaaaatttttcaaattcaGTTATTATTGGGAATGGGAATGTATCATTAGATATTGCCAGAATCCTTATAAAATCTATAgatgaattaaataaaacagatattaataataattatttaaattctATAAAGCACCATCGAATTAATcatgtttatataataggAAGACGTGGATACAAACAAGCATCATTTACAAATGCGGAATTAAGagaattattatcattaggTAATGTAAAAGTCAtcttaaataaaaataattatgacaTGTGCTCTTATTTTAAAGgtcataataataatggaaatTTAGATGAAGATCATGAAAATTTGAATATGCGAAATAGACAGAataaactttttttaaatatggtTCAAAATTATCACGAgcttgaaaaaaataaagatttatataataaatataaaattatagaatttattttttgccatcaaattaaaaatatatatccaattaacgatcatataaaaaatattgaatttgaaataaataaaaattttataaataatgaaaataataatatcatCTTGGGATACAAAGCATCTATATCAACTCCATTACTTATATACGCTACaggttttaaaaaaaacacattttcggaaaatttatataatcaatctattcaaaaatataaagaggatattttaaaaaatcattttGGAATATTCCGAGCTGGCTGGTTTTCTAACGGACCTAAAGGAAATATAGCTAGCCAAATTATTACATCTAAAAATATCGCTTTGACTATTTCTAACTTTTTAGAAAAGGCAACTACACTCTTCGATAATGATATAActgatttattaaataaaaaaaaaatacaatttcTTACTTTTGATCATTGgaattatattcaaaatttagAACAAAAAGGAATAACACCAAAGCAATATCCTGGAAAATTTTCAACCATAAGTGACATATTGGgaatattaaatgaaagAAAATGGAGAGTTAAGACAAGTTAGCATCGAATACTTTTTTTGTGTGTAATATTTTACTGGATTATAAAATGAAAGGCATCACATTCTACTCttcttatttttctttttttgcTTTAACCCCCAATGTATCCATTTCTACATTCTATCAATACTTTTATTATCTACTTATGCATTTACATTCGTATGAATGCATTGAGTATGTGTATTcccaatattttttttgttttttttttgtttttttcatttattatttaaaaaatatttattgtttaaagcaacataaataattgtaaaggtgttaaaaaatatatcgaaataaaaatatgcagAATTCAAATGaagtattatttaaaaaaatgaagagaaaaatttaaaataaaaaattgatatccaaataaatattattgtttatgTCCGTTGCAATCATATATGATAATGTGTAGTATTCCTGTATATTACCAATATTGTTGTCGAATTTGTCACATGTATATTTACCTTTTTAATCAAACTAAGgctaattttaaaaaatattattcaataatacaataaagaaaaattatgatgTATAActtaacaaaatattatctcctatgttatttttatattttttatttttctttatataatttatacatatgaaAAGCTtcttttacaaaatttttttttcgtggAATGACATGACCATCCTTTACTAACATTGCATCAAAAtcaaaattgtttttttgtctTATTGAGTTGACTTTGAAAATTGgaagttttattttttcatcttttcCATTTGTGCAAATGCTATGTATTcgttttgtatttattcGTCTATCAATTTTGTTAACCCCATTAATCATTCCAACAGAAAAATCCTGTTGGTTTCTTATTACTTTGGTTggttttattatattattatcattgtttttttttaagttaaTGGCATTTTTGTagtattcatttttattatatatatcaactCTTTTTggtaataaatttaaatctttatttttatatgaactATATTTAccttttatataat
Proteins encoded in this region:
- a CDS encoding adrenodoxin reductase, putative is translated as MILRGMLCVPQNFKNIKYRKINNFVFFRKYFFSSENKHFKIGIIGGGPSALYCCKFFLKNGKIKVDIFDKLPNPYGLIRYGVAPDHISVKNIYKTFNPVVINKRYRFFGNVNIGVDIKVEELRNYYNAIIFCCGASEPFFPQIPYAKKIDCKENENFPDIFHARDLIYFYNNYYDDIRCKKIDNYLNSFENFSNSVIIGNGNVSLDIARILIKSIDELNKTDINNNYLNSIKHHRINHVYIIGRRGYKQASFTNAELRELLSLGNVKVILNKNNYDMCSYFKGHNNNGNLDEDHENLNMRNRQNKLFLNMVQNYHELEKNKDLYNKYKIIEFIFCHQIKNIYPINDHIKNIEFEINKNFINNENNNIILGYKASISTPLLIYATGFKKNTFSENLYNQSIQKYKEDILKNHFGIFRAGWFSNGPKGNIASQIITSKNIALTISNFLEKATTLFDNDITDLLNKKKIQFLTFDHWNYIQNLEQKGITPKQYPGKFSTISDILGILNERKWRVKTS